In one window of Verrucomicrobiota bacterium DNA:
- a CDS encoding helix-turn-helix domain-containing protein, with translation MKPTTSRFDTTFLDLTPSDERERDLLNRFLSALDQPEHPALVDPQGNRTELPEDIYQLLLQVKRIIEHHQVITLVPQDQKLTTQAAANLLGVSRPHLVSLIKSNQLPCTFAGKHRRVALNDLLEYMANGGSAWLNARPICGVWLRAGRGGVSSRQQYTYLGWVAWFGTEPRLSGRGFLSGLSGLPRTRGPLPQAPPNRVPTSTSIPGKACGDSLPSLTILVS, from the coding sequence ATGAAACCGACGACTTCCAGGTTTGACACGACCTTCCTGGACCTGACCCCGTCGGATGAGCGGGAACGGGACCTCTTGAACCGGTTTTTGTCCGCCCTGGATCAACCCGAGCACCCGGCCCTGGTCGACCCGCAGGGCAACCGGACCGAACTGCCCGAGGACATTTACCAGCTGCTCTTGCAGGTCAAACGCATCATCGAGCACCACCAGGTCATCACGCTGGTGCCGCAAGATCAAAAGCTCACCACCCAGGCCGCCGCCAACCTTTTAGGCGTGTCGCGGCCGCACCTGGTGTCGCTCATCAAATCCAATCAGCTCCCCTGTACCTTTGCCGGTAAACACCGGCGCGTGGCGCTCAATGACCTGCTGGAGTACATGGCAAACGGGGGATCAGCTTGGTTAAATGCGAGGCCCATCTGCGGCGTGTGGTTGCGGGCCGGGAGGGGAGGCGTAAGTTCCCGGCAACAATACACCTATTTAGGGTGGGTTGCGTGGTTTGGAACAGAACCCCGGCTGAGTGGCCGGGGTTTTCTATCCGGCTTGAGTGGCTTGCCACGGACTCGGGGACCACTCCCTCAAGCGCCGCCGAACAGGGTGCCCACATCGACCTCGATACCCGGCAAGGCCTGCGGCGATAGTTTGCCTTCCCTGACGATTCTGGTTTCGTAG